Below is a genomic region from Campylobacter concisus ATCC 51562.
CTCATCAAAAATAATGACCGCTTTTTGATTAAGCGAGTTGATATTTACCTCCAAGACGCCCGGTAAGCTAAAAAGTGCCTTTTCAAGTAGCCAGATGCAAGCTGAGCAAGTGATGCCATCGATTAAAAATGAAATTTGACTAAAGTCGCCCTCTTTTGTCACAAGCTCGCTAAAATTTGCCGCTAAATTTTTGATATTTGCACCGTTGCTTGCTGGCGTGAGTGTATTTTTACCAAGACGCTCATAAAACTCACTAAGCCCATTTTCATTTAAAATTTCATAAACGCCTTTGCAACCAACACAGCAAAATTTAAGTCCACTTTCATTTGAGATCATCACGCTTTCATCAAATTTTAATCTACAATGAGCACATCTACTTTGTGGCATTTTTACTTTCTTTTATCTAAAATTTTTACTAATATTATTGCATCACATGCCTATTACACACCATATAAATTTATGGCAGACAAACTACAAAAATAGGCACAAATTTCTTCTTTTATTATCGTTATAAAATGGCGAGATTATAGCAAATCAACCATTTTTGAGCAAAAATTTCATTTTATACCATTTCTTGACAACAAAGTTTTATTTTTATAAAATGCCAAAACTTTCAAAAACTTCTTTTTGAAACTTAGAAATTCTGCAAAATTATCCCCGCATTTAAAGAGGAAATATGGAAAACAACCAAACCGAGCAAAGTGCTGCTCAAAACACAAAAACTACAAAAAAACATCAAGCATCAAGAACACACATACCAGTAGACGGACACAAGATCGAAGAGCTAAGAACGCTTAGTTTAGATGAGCTAGTACAGATCGCAAATAGCGTTGGCGTCGAAAATCCACGAGAATTTCGTAGGCAGGATTTGATATTTGAGATACTAAAAACCCAGACAAAACAAGGCGGCTTTATACTATTTACTGGAATTTTAGAGATCACAAATGAAGGTTATGGCTTTTTAAGGGCTGTTGATGCGAATTTAAGCGACAGCTCAAACGACGCATACGTTTCAAACTCACAGATCCGCAAATTTGCACTTCGTGTGGGCGACATCATCACAGGCCAAGTAAGAGAACCAAAAGATCAGGAAAAGTACTACGCCCTTTTAAAGATCGAGGCGGTAAATTACATGCCTCTAGCAGACGCAAAAGAGAGGCCTCTCTTTGACAACCTAACTCCACTTTTCCCAACTGAAAAGCTAAATTTAGAATATGATCCGATGAAGCTAACGGGCCGTGTGCTTGATCTTTTCACGCCAATTGGAAAGGGTCAGCGTGGCCTCATCGTCGCACCTCCAAGAAGTGGTAAAACCGAGCTTATGAAAGAGCTAGCTCACGGCATCGCTAAAAATCACCCAGAAGCCCAGCTTATGGTACTTCTAGTAGATGAGAGACCAGAAGAAGTTACCGATATGCAGCGCTGCGTAAAAGGCGAGGTTTTTAGCTCGACATTTGACCTGCCAGCGCTTAATCACGTCCGCGTAGCAGAGCTAGTCATAGAAAAGGCAAAACGTCTAGTTGAGATGGGTAAAGACGTCATTATATTGCTTGACAGTATAACCCGTCTAGCGCGTGCCTATAACACAGTGACCCCACCAAGTGGCAAGGTACTAACAGGCGGCGTAGACGCAAACGCACTTCACAAGCCAAAACGCTTCTTTGGCGCAGCTAGAAATATCGAACACGGCGGCTCACTAACCATCATCGCAACCGCGCTAATCGACACTGGCTCACGCATGGATGAAGTAATATTTGAAGAGTTTAAAGGCACTGGAAACAGTGAGATCGTGCTTGATCGCAATATCTCTGACCGCAGAATTTACCCAGCTATCAATGTACTAAAATCAGGCACAAGAAAAGAAGAGCTACTTCAAAAACCTGATGAGCTTCAAAAAATTTGGGCTATCCGCTCTGCGATCGCTACAATGGACGATGTCGAAGCGCTTAAATTCTTGTATGCAAAAATGCTAAAGACAAAAGACAACAAAGAGCTTCTCTCTATCCTAAACGAGTAAATTTACCGAGCTTGAAGCAGTTGCTTTGAGCTCAAATTTCTTCACTTAAAATATCCAGCTAAAAATATCTTAGAAATTTTAAATTTTCTAGCTCTTGCAATTATAAAAGAATTTACGATTTTTAAACGATTATTTACTAAATTTTTCTATGTCTTGATTGATCAAATTTTCATATTCGCAAAGCTCATTACAAGTCTTTTTACTCTGCTCTATAAGCTCATCAAATTTAAATCCAAGCATCACAATACGATAAAGGTTTGGCTTGTATTTTCGCCAGTTGTAAAGCGTTGCGACATCAACGTCTAAATGATAAGCCATATCACGTTTTGTCATCTTAGCCACTTTACACTCCTTTTTTTTGAGTGATTTTATAAATTTTATTCTGATAAGAAAAC
It encodes:
- a CDS encoding transcriptional regulator encodes the protein MAKMTKRDMAYHLDVDVATLYNWRKYKPNLYRIVMLGFKFDELIEQSKKTCNELCEYENLINQDIEKFSK
- the rho gene encoding transcription termination factor Rho translates to MENNQTEQSAAQNTKTTKKHQASRTHIPVDGHKIEELRTLSLDELVQIANSVGVENPREFRRQDLIFEILKTQTKQGGFILFTGILEITNEGYGFLRAVDANLSDSSNDAYVSNSQIRKFALRVGDIITGQVREPKDQEKYYALLKIEAVNYMPLADAKERPLFDNLTPLFPTEKLNLEYDPMKLTGRVLDLFTPIGKGQRGLIVAPPRSGKTELMKELAHGIAKNHPEAQLMVLLVDERPEEVTDMQRCVKGEVFSSTFDLPALNHVRVAELVIEKAKRLVEMGKDVIILLDSITRLARAYNTVTPPSGKVLTGGVDANALHKPKRFFGAARNIEHGGSLTIIATALIDTGSRMDEVIFEEFKGTGNSEIVLDRNISDRRIYPAINVLKSGTRKEELLQKPDELQKIWAIRSAIATMDDVEALKFLYAKMLKTKDNKELLSILNE